A window of the Streptomyces sp. JB150 genome harbors these coding sequences:
- a CDS encoding FCD domain-containing protein, whose protein sequence is MPHDPVEAAGAVTAGTGPGDRLAPVLRPVRAGNGFEEALEQILQILRLGLVRGGERLPAERELAERLGISRVTLREVLKVLQEQGLVESRRGRYGGTFVRERADAVGEDELRRRVAGVDLEDVLRFREVLETGAAGLCAVHGLTDAQAERLRAALAGTRDAPLADYRRRDTLLHLTLAELSGSPTLTAQYAAVRATVNDLLDCIPLLVRNLEHSQHQHTALVEAVLDGEADGAREIMREHCAGTAALLRGFLG, encoded by the coding sequence GTGCCACACGATCCGGTGGAAGCCGCCGGTGCGGTAACAGCGGGTACGGGACCCGGCGACCGGCTGGCCCCCGTGCTGCGGCCGGTTCGCGCGGGCAACGGCTTCGAGGAGGCGCTGGAGCAGATCCTCCAGATCCTGCGGCTCGGCCTGGTGCGCGGCGGCGAGCGGTTGCCGGCCGAGCGGGAGCTGGCGGAGCGGCTGGGGATCAGCCGGGTGACGCTGCGCGAGGTGCTGAAGGTGCTCCAGGAGCAGGGGCTGGTGGAGTCGCGGCGCGGCCGGTACGGCGGGACGTTCGTGCGGGAGCGCGCGGACGCCGTCGGCGAGGACGAGCTGCGGCGCCGGGTCGCGGGGGTCGACCTGGAGGACGTCCTGCGCTTCCGGGAGGTGCTGGAGACCGGGGCGGCCGGGCTGTGTGCCGTGCACGGGCTGACGGACGCGCAGGCGGAGCGGCTGCGCGCGGCGCTGGCCGGCACCCGTGACGCCCCGCTCGCCGACTACCGCCGCCGCGACACGCTGCTGCACCTCACCCTCGCCGAGCTGTCCGGCTCTCCCACGCTGACCGCGCAGTACGCGGCGGTGCGGGCCACGGTGAACGACCTGCTCGACTGCATCCCGCTGCTGGTGCGCAACCTGGAGCACTCCCAGCACCAGCACACCGCGCTGGTGGAGGCGGTGCTCGACGGGGAGGCGGACGGGGCGCGGGAGATCATGCGGGAGCACTGCGCGGGGACGGCGGCGCTGCTGCGCGGGTTTCTCGGATGA
- a CDS encoding gamma-glutamyl-gamma-aminobutyrate hydrolase family protein, translating to MTDERPLIGVSTYLETGARWGVWELEAALLPAGYFRLVQRAGGLAAMLPPDAPDRAAAVVARLDGLVVAGGPDVDPARYGADRDPRTGPPAHARDAWELALIEAAVAARVPLLGVCRGMQLLNVALGGTLVQHLDGHAEVVGVFGRHPVRPVPGTRYAAIVPEETSVPTYHHQAVDRLGTGLLPSAHAADGTVEAIELPDTDAWTLGVQWHPEMGEDDRVMRALVRAAATARPSRRSEGTRP from the coding sequence ATGACGGACGAGCGGCCGCTGATCGGGGTCAGCACCTACCTGGAGACGGGGGCGCGCTGGGGCGTGTGGGAGCTGGAGGCGGCGCTGCTGCCCGCCGGGTACTTCCGGCTGGTGCAGCGCGCGGGCGGACTGGCGGCGATGCTGCCGCCGGACGCGCCGGACCGGGCGGCGGCGGTGGTGGCCCGCCTGGACGGGCTGGTCGTCGCGGGCGGCCCCGACGTCGACCCGGCCCGCTACGGCGCCGACCGCGACCCGCGCACCGGCCCGCCGGCCCACGCGCGCGACGCCTGGGAACTCGCCCTGATCGAGGCGGCGGTGGCGGCCCGGGTGCCGCTGCTGGGCGTCTGCCGGGGCATGCAGCTGCTGAACGTGGCGCTCGGCGGCACCCTCGTACAGCACCTCGACGGCCACGCCGAGGTGGTCGGCGTCTTCGGCCGCCACCCGGTCAGGCCGGTCCCGGGCACGCGCTACGCCGCGATCGTCCCGGAGGAGACGTCCGTCCCCACGTACCACCACCAGGCGGTCGACCGCCTGGGCACCGGGCTGCTGCCGAGCGCCCACGCCGCCGACGGCACGGTCGAGGCGATCGAGCTGCCGGACACCGACGCCTGGACGCTCGGCGTCCAGTGGCACCCGGAGATGGGCGAGGACGACCGCGTGATGCGCGCGCTGGTCCGGGCCGCCGCGACGGCCCGGCCGTCTCGCCGGAGCGAGGGAACTCGCCCGTGA
- a CDS encoding LysR family transcriptional regulator, producing MSRTSDTPGTTGGTPGITTGGTTDPDAAQESAPAPPTYAPTTGSLAHRVPDLGALELLLAVARLGSLGAAAREVGITQPAASSRIRSMERQLGVALVDRSPRGSRLTDAGALVTDWARRVVEAAEAFDAGAQALRDRRDSRLRVAASMTIAEYLLPGWLLALRAQRPDTAVSLLAGNSAAVAERLLSDEADLGFVEGLTVPPGLDAVVVARDRLIVVTAPGHPWARRREPLSPAELASTPLVLREKGSGTRQVLDAALGGLARPLIELSSTTAVKASAVAGAGPAVLSELSVREELSTRRLVSVPVDRVSLRRDLRAVWRTGHRPAGPARDLLSLTRR from the coding sequence ATGAGCAGGACGAGCGACACTCCCGGCACTACGGGCGGCACCCCAGGCATCACCACGGGCGGCACCACGGACCCCGACGCGGCACAGGAGTCCGCGCCGGCCCCTCCCACCTACGCCCCGACGACCGGGTCGCTGGCGCACCGGGTGCCCGACCTGGGTGCCCTGGAGCTGCTGCTGGCCGTGGCCCGGCTCGGCAGCCTGGGCGCCGCCGCCCGCGAGGTCGGCATCACCCAGCCCGCGGCCAGCAGCCGGATCCGCTCCATGGAGCGCCAGCTGGGCGTGGCCCTCGTCGACCGCTCGCCGCGCGGCTCCCGGCTCACCGACGCGGGTGCCCTGGTGACCGACTGGGCCCGGCGGGTCGTCGAGGCGGCGGAGGCGTTCGACGCGGGCGCGCAGGCGCTGCGCGACCGGCGCGACTCGCGCCTGCGGGTGGCGGCCAGCATGACCATCGCCGAGTACCTGCTGCCCGGCTGGCTGCTCGCGCTGCGCGCCCAGCGGCCCGACACGGCGGTGTCGCTGCTCGCCGGGAACTCGGCCGCGGTGGCCGAGCGGCTGCTGTCCGACGAGGCCGACCTCGGCTTCGTCGAGGGACTGACCGTGCCGCCCGGACTGGACGCGGTGGTCGTCGCCCGCGACCGGCTCATCGTCGTCACGGCCCCCGGCCACCCCTGGGCCCGCCGCCGGGAGCCGCTGTCGCCCGCCGAACTCGCCTCCACTCCGCTGGTCCTGCGCGAGAAGGGCTCCGGCACCCGGCAGGTCCTCGACGCGGCGCTGGGCGGCCTGGCCCGCCCCCTGATCGAACTCTCCTCCACCACCGCCGTGAAGGCCTCCGCCGTCGCCGGCGCGGGCCCCGCCGTCCTCAGCGAGCTGTCCGTCCGCGAGGAGCTGTCCACCCGCCGCCTGGTCAGCGTCCCCGTGGACCGCGTCAGCCTTCGCCGCGACCTCCGCGCCGTCTGGCGCACCGGCCACCGCCCGGCGGGCCCGGCACGCGACCTGCTGTCACTGACGCGCCGGTAG
- a CDS encoding TDT family transporter, translating to MVTAVRHLGPNWYASVMGTAVVGTAGAALPLPLPGLRTACTAAWALALALLVTLLAARALHWSHHRDQARAHLADPATAPFYGCLAMALVSVGGGALTLGPAWLGGSAALALGAVLFGVGTAVGLWVAVAVPYLMAVRHRVEPQQATPVWLLPLVAPMVSAAVGPLLVPHLPPGQARATLLFGCVGLFGLSLCGTLLMLPLVFARLVTAGPLPLALTPTLFLVLGPLGQSTTAAGMFADVAPLALPHARDGWFTLPAVLYGVPVMGFALLWLGLATAHVARARRQGMGFAMTWWAFTFPVGTCVTGAASLARHTGLAVFDGLAVLLYGVLVAAWVTAAAHTARGVLSGRLLAAPRPGPPAPRPVTARTTSGAVR from the coding sequence ATGGTCACCGCAGTCCGCCACCTCGGTCCCAACTGGTACGCCTCCGTGATGGGAACCGCCGTCGTGGGCACGGCGGGCGCCGCGCTCCCGCTGCCGCTCCCCGGCCTGCGCACCGCCTGCACCGCCGCCTGGGCGCTCGCCCTCGCCCTGCTGGTGACCCTGCTCGCCGCCCGCGCCCTGCACTGGTCCCACCACCGCGACCAGGCCCGCGCCCACCTGGCCGATCCGGCCACGGCACCGTTCTACGGCTGCCTGGCCATGGCCCTGGTGTCGGTCGGCGGCGGCGCCCTCACGCTGGGCCCGGCCTGGCTCGGCGGGAGCGCGGCGCTCGCCCTGGGCGCGGTGCTGTTCGGCGTCGGTACGGCGGTGGGGCTGTGGGTCGCGGTCGCCGTGCCGTACCTGATGGCCGTACGCCACCGCGTGGAGCCGCAGCAGGCCACTCCGGTGTGGCTGCTGCCGCTGGTCGCACCGATGGTGTCGGCGGCGGTCGGGCCGCTGCTGGTGCCGCACCTGCCGCCCGGACAGGCCCGCGCGACCCTGCTGTTCGGGTGCGTCGGGCTGTTCGGGCTGAGCCTGTGCGGCACGCTGCTGATGCTGCCGCTGGTCTTCGCGCGGCTGGTCACGGCGGGCCCGCTGCCGCTCGCCCTGACCCCGACGCTGTTCCTGGTGCTGGGCCCGCTGGGGCAGTCCACCACCGCGGCCGGCATGTTCGCGGACGTCGCCCCGCTCGCCCTGCCGCACGCCCGCGACGGCTGGTTCACGCTGCCCGCCGTCCTGTACGGGGTGCCGGTGATGGGGTTCGCGCTGCTGTGGCTGGGCCTGGCCACCGCACACGTGGCGCGCGCCCGGCGGCAGGGCATGGGCTTCGCGATGACCTGGTGGGCGTTCACCTTCCCGGTCGGCACCTGCGTCACCGGCGCCGCGTCACTGGCCCGGCACACCGGCCTGGCCGTCTTCGACGGGCTCGCGGTCCTGCTGTACGGCGTGCTGGTCGCCGCCTGGGTCACGGCCGCCGCGCACACCGCGCGGGGCGTGCTCAGCGGACGGCTGCTCGCAGCGCCGCGCCCAGGACCGCCGGCGCCTCGGCCAGTGACGGCCCGTACCACGTCAGGTGCCGTCCGCTGA
- a CDS encoding helical backbone metal receptor — protein MRVVSLVPSLTEAVAVTLPGVLAGATDWCSHPAGLAVTRVGGTKNPKTDRIIALAPDLVIANEEENRAPDLDALRAAGVEVLVTEVRDVPQAFRELDRVLTACGARSRPRWLDEAEAAWASPQSPFLASAKSQPSVLSLPSRRSLPSPRSLPSPPLPERRATAVVPVWRRPWMVLGRDTFAGDVLARLGVDHLYADHADRYPRVPLDELVAARPDLVVLPDEPHRFTADDGPEAFPGLRCALVSGRHLTWYGPSLAEAPAVLGAALRAAVR, from the coding sequence GTGAGGGTCGTCTCGCTGGTGCCGTCGCTCACCGAGGCGGTGGCCGTGACCCTGCCCGGCGTGCTCGCCGGCGCCACCGACTGGTGCAGCCATCCTGCGGGTCTCGCCGTCACCCGCGTCGGCGGCACCAAGAACCCGAAGACCGACCGGATCATCGCGCTCGCCCCCGACCTGGTCATCGCCAACGAGGAGGAGAACCGCGCCCCCGACCTCGACGCCCTGCGCGCCGCGGGCGTGGAGGTGCTGGTGACCGAGGTGCGCGACGTGCCGCAGGCCTTCCGCGAGCTGGACCGGGTGCTGACCGCGTGCGGCGCGCGCTCCCGGCCGCGCTGGCTGGACGAGGCGGAGGCGGCGTGGGCGTCCCCGCAGTCCCCGTTCCTGGCGTCCGCGAAGTCCCAGCCGTCCGTGCTGTCGCTGCCGTCCCGGCGGTCACTGCCGTCCCCGCGGTCACTGCCGTCCCCGCCGCTGCCGGAGCGCCGCGCGACGGCCGTGGTGCCGGTCTGGCGGCGGCCCTGGATGGTGCTGGGCCGGGACACCTTCGCGGGCGACGTCCTCGCCCGGCTCGGCGTCGACCACCTGTACGCCGACCACGCCGACCGCTACCCGCGCGTCCCGCTCGACGAGCTGGTCGCGGCCCGCCCGGACCTCGTCGTCCTGCCCGACGAGCCGCACCGCTTCACCGCCGACGACGGCCCCGAGGCCTTCCCCGGGCTGCGCTGCGCGCTCGTCAGCGGACGGCACCTGACGTGGTACGGGCCGTCACTGGCCGAGGCGCCGGCGGTCCTGGGCGCGGCGCTGCGAGCAGCCGTCCGCTGA
- a CDS encoding XRE family transcriptional regulator, which yields MGDHKEQPLRVGAAVRRRRRALELTLAVVAERSGLSVPFLSQVENDRARPSRGSLEKVADALRTTAVELLAAADPACSVDVVRAEETDQSPEPQVRSLVRGHHQMHALEFTGDHDAGREFQHRNDQLMYVADGQVEIEAEGRAYRLGRGDTLYLTGGVRHRWRATVPETRVLVVAVAEHIEAVQGRHRQ from the coding sequence ATGGGCGACCACAAAGAACAGCCCCTTCGGGTGGGCGCGGCCGTCCGGCGGCGGCGCCGGGCCCTGGAGCTCACCCTCGCCGTCGTGGCCGAACGCAGCGGCCTGTCGGTGCCCTTCCTGAGCCAGGTCGAGAACGACCGCGCGCGTCCCAGCCGCGGCTCCCTGGAGAAGGTGGCCGACGCGCTGCGCACCACCGCCGTCGAACTCCTCGCCGCCGCCGACCCGGCGTGCAGCGTCGACGTGGTGCGTGCCGAGGAGACCGACCAGTCGCCCGAGCCGCAGGTGCGGTCGCTGGTGCGCGGCCACCACCAGATGCACGCCTTGGAGTTCACCGGCGACCATGACGCGGGCCGCGAGTTCCAGCACCGCAACGACCAGCTGATGTACGTCGCGGACGGCCAGGTCGAGATCGAGGCGGAGGGCCGCGCCTACCGCCTGGGCCGCGGCGACACCCTCTACCTCACCGGCGGGGTGCGCCACCGCTGGCGGGCGACGGTGCCGGAGACCCGGGTGCTGGTCGTGGCCGTGGCGGAGCACATCGAGGCCGTCCAGGGCCGGCACCGCCAGTGA
- a CDS encoding ABC transporter permease/substrate binding protein has product MPRFHLGDWVDSGVDWLLNHLSWLFDAVRTLVEGMYDGIDAVLTAPAPLLLAGILAVPAWWLRGLLPGVLAFAGFALVDSLGLWERAMSTLSLVLVATVIALVVAVPLGIWAARSRRVSATVRPVLDLLQTMPSMVLLIPAILFFGLGTAAGVIATLIFAVAPGVRMTELGIRQVDKDLVEAAEAFGTSPRDTLLRVQLPLALPTIMAGVNQVIMLGLSMVVIAGMAGTGGLGGAVNEAIGRLEIGYGFEAGVAIVVLAVYLDRMTSALGTQISPLGRRAAARARVASGAKALWTHRPRPAVPLVGVAVLALVAGGMGVLGGSAGTAEASASNVGRGEEITIGYIPWDEGIASTHLWKEILERRGFDVTATQYAAGPLYTGLATGQVDFQTDAWLPSTHAEYWAKYGKRLDDLGSWYGPTSLELSVPAYMKDVDTLGDLKKHAGDFGGRIVGIEPSAGMMGLLKNKVMKEYGLEDAYDVVDGSTPAMLAELKRAYAQRRPVVVTLWSPHWAYSEYELKKLKDPRGAWGKGDGVHTLARKGFAEDHPEVSRWLEDFSMTEEQLTSLEAQIQKAGKGGEQDAVRTWLKRNPGLVDRWAPVDGRGGRSQAAG; this is encoded by the coding sequence ATGCCCAGGTTCCACCTCGGTGACTGGGTCGACTCCGGTGTCGACTGGCTGCTGAACCACCTGTCCTGGCTCTTCGACGCGGTCAGGACGCTCGTCGAGGGCATGTACGACGGCATCGACGCCGTGCTCACCGCGCCCGCCCCGCTGCTGCTCGCGGGCATCCTCGCGGTGCCGGCCTGGTGGCTGCGCGGCCTGCTCCCGGGCGTCCTCGCCTTCGCGGGCTTCGCGCTGGTCGACTCGCTCGGCCTGTGGGAGCGGGCCATGTCGACCCTCTCCCTGGTGCTCGTCGCCACCGTGATCGCCCTGGTGGTCGCCGTGCCGCTGGGCATCTGGGCGGCCCGCTCCCGGCGGGTCAGCGCCACCGTGCGGCCGGTCCTGGACCTGCTCCAGACCATGCCGTCGATGGTGCTGCTGATCCCGGCCATCCTCTTCTTCGGGCTGGGCACCGCCGCCGGTGTCATCGCCACGCTGATCTTCGCCGTCGCACCGGGCGTGCGCATGACCGAGCTGGGCATCCGCCAGGTCGACAAGGACCTGGTGGAGGCCGCCGAGGCGTTCGGCACCAGCCCCCGGGACACGCTGCTGCGGGTCCAGCTGCCGCTCGCCCTGCCCACGATCATGGCGGGCGTCAACCAGGTGATCATGCTGGGGCTGTCGATGGTCGTCATCGCCGGCATGGCCGGCACCGGCGGGCTCGGCGGCGCGGTCAACGAGGCCATCGGCCGGCTGGAGATCGGCTATGGCTTCGAGGCGGGCGTCGCCATCGTCGTCCTCGCCGTCTACCTCGACCGGATGACCAGCGCCCTCGGCACGCAGATCTCCCCGCTCGGCCGCCGCGCCGCCGCGAGGGCGCGCGTGGCGAGCGGCGCCAAGGCCCTGTGGACCCACCGCCCCCGCCCGGCCGTACCGCTCGTCGGCGTGGCCGTCCTCGCGCTGGTCGCGGGCGGCATGGGCGTCCTCGGCGGCTCCGCCGGCACCGCCGAGGCCTCCGCGTCGAACGTCGGCAGGGGCGAGGAGATCACCATCGGGTACATCCCGTGGGACGAGGGCATCGCCTCGACTCACCTCTGGAAGGAGATCCTGGAGCGGCGCGGCTTCGACGTCACCGCCACCCAGTACGCGGCCGGCCCGCTCTACACCGGTCTCGCCACCGGCCAGGTCGACTTCCAGACCGACGCGTGGCTGCCCAGCACCCACGCCGAGTACTGGGCGAAGTACGGCAAGCGGCTCGACGACCTCGGCAGCTGGTACGGCCCGACCTCGCTGGAACTGTCCGTCCCGGCGTACATGAAGGACGTCGACACGCTCGGCGACCTGAAGAAGCACGCCGGCGACTTCGGCGGCCGGATCGTCGGCATCGAGCCCAGCGCCGGGATGATGGGCCTGCTCAAGAACAAGGTGATGAAGGAGTACGGCCTGGAGGACGCGTACGACGTCGTCGACGGCTCCACGCCCGCCATGCTCGCCGAGCTGAAGCGCGCGTACGCGCAGCGGAGGCCGGTCGTCGTCACCCTCTGGTCGCCGCACTGGGCGTACAGCGAGTACGAGCTGAAGAAGCTGAAGGATCCCCGCGGCGCCTGGGGCAAGGGCGACGGTGTGCACACGCTCGCCCGGAAGGGCTTCGCCGAGGACCACCCCGAGGTGAGCCGCTGGCTTGAGGACTTCTCGATGACCGAGGAGCAGCTGACGAGCCTGGAGGCGCAGATCCAGAAGGCCGGCAAGGGCGGGGAGCAGGACGCCGTCCGCACCTGGCTGAAGCGGAACCCCGGCTTGGTCGACCGGTGGGCCCCGGTCGACGGCCGCGGCGGCAGGAGCCAGGCGGCCGGGTGA
- a CDS encoding glycine betaine/L-proline ABC transporter ATP-binding protein, whose protein sequence is MSSRLEADHLYKVFGRRPDEAVDRLRAGADREELRADGTTAAVIDASFTVEPGQIFVVMGLSGSGKSTLLRMLNGLLEPTAGAVRFDGRDLTALGDRELREVRARKISMVFQHFALFPHRSVLANAAYGLAVQGVPRAERERRAGEALALCGLAGWEKSWPDELSGGMQQRVGLARALATDADLLLMDESFSALDPLIRRDMQDQLLTLQKTLKKTIVFITHDLNEAMRLGDRIAVMRDGRIVQTGTAEDILLRPANDYVASFIQDVDRSRVLTASAVMDTGLRGDEGTCGCETATPDTPFTELCAISARVPHPVAVLDAGREVVGVVPRQRLVGFLGDEEGGPVPCDDRREGTVTV, encoded by the coding sequence GTGTCATCCAGGCTTGAGGCCGACCATCTGTACAAGGTGTTCGGCAGACGACCGGACGAGGCGGTCGACCGGCTCCGCGCCGGCGCCGACCGTGAGGAGCTGCGCGCCGACGGCACCACCGCGGCCGTGATCGACGCCTCCTTCACCGTGGAGCCGGGCCAGATCTTCGTCGTCATGGGCCTGTCCGGATCCGGCAAGTCCACGCTGCTGCGCATGCTCAACGGGCTGCTGGAGCCGACCGCCGGAGCGGTCCGCTTCGACGGCCGGGACCTGACCGCGCTCGGCGACCGCGAGCTGCGCGAGGTCCGCGCCCGCAAGATCAGCATGGTCTTCCAGCACTTCGCGCTGTTCCCGCACCGCAGCGTGCTGGCAAACGCGGCCTACGGCCTGGCCGTGCAGGGCGTGCCCCGCGCCGAGCGCGAGCGGCGCGCCGGCGAGGCGCTGGCCCTGTGCGGTCTGGCGGGCTGGGAGAAGTCCTGGCCGGACGAGCTGTCCGGCGGTATGCAGCAGCGCGTCGGCCTGGCCCGCGCGCTCGCCACCGACGCCGACCTGCTGCTGATGGACGAGTCCTTCAGCGCCCTGGACCCGCTGATCCGCCGCGACATGCAGGACCAGCTGCTCACCCTCCAGAAGACGCTGAAGAAGACGATCGTGTTCATCACCCACGACCTGAACGAGGCCATGCGCCTGGGCGACCGCATCGCCGTGATGCGCGACGGCCGGATCGTGCAGACCGGCACCGCCGAGGACATCCTGCTGCGCCCCGCGAACGACTACGTCGCCTCCTTCATCCAGGACGTCGACCGCTCCCGGGTGCTGACCGCCTCCGCCGTGATGGACACCGGCCTGCGCGGCGACGAGGGGACCTGCGGCTGCGAGACGGCGACGCCGGACACCCCGTTCACCGAGCTGTGCGCGATCAGCGCGCGCGTGCCGCACCCGGTCGCCGTCCTGGACGCCGGGCGCGAGGTCGTCGGGGTGGTGCCGAGGCAGCGCCTCGTCGGCTTCCTCGGCGACGAGGAGGGCGGACCCGTGCCCTGCGACGACCGGCGCGAGGGGACGGTGACCGTCTGA
- a CDS encoding recombinase family protein, translating to MAYGMMRGLTGRLMLLDTASPVLTITRMTTASRGRRVIGYARISKATDESTSIERQRELIRTTCQARGWALAEIIEDIDVSATRTRLDRPGLTRVREAIRSGRADIVLVWRIDRVARSVSDLATLTEEWAKAGVCLVSATEPFDMTTSAGRMLLQLLGVFAEFEAATIRDRVLAARSALVKAGRHPGGAAPYGYRVVDNPDGTGKVLEVDPVEAAYVRKAADMILEGKSLYYTTAALNGAGSKPRKAAAWSMTSLRIVLTQDATLGYMTHNGKLVRNDEGEPVQVWEPILPQEDMARLRVLLAPTKTPGGERKRRARLLSGGLLRCSTCGGRMRVNRTGGAKPVVRYSCSGKSDGTGCQRGVSIVAERIEEYITGMFLDLVGRYPVVEVRESIREVADLAAVEAEIKAATAELADVDDDDREAEMLADLRTLKVRRKQLLSQPSEPVVEYVELGQTFAEAWEARDTDGRRSLLESAIAHIVVRPGTRGRRGIDPQRIDIHWRDQYGPEVD from the coding sequence GTGGCGTACGGCATGATGCGAGGCCTGACCGGACGACTGATGCTCCTCGACACCGCCTCGCCGGTCCTTACTATTACCCGCATGACAACTGCATCCCGCGGCCGCCGGGTGATCGGGTACGCACGCATCTCGAAGGCGACGGACGAGAGCACGTCGATCGAACGCCAGCGTGAGCTGATCCGTACGACCTGCCAGGCACGGGGCTGGGCACTCGCCGAGATCATCGAGGACATCGATGTCTCCGCCACCAGGACGCGGCTGGACCGCCCTGGCCTCACGCGCGTGCGCGAAGCCATCCGGTCGGGACGGGCGGACATCGTGCTCGTCTGGCGGATCGACCGCGTCGCACGGTCCGTTTCCGACCTCGCCACGCTGACCGAGGAGTGGGCAAAGGCCGGGGTCTGCCTTGTGTCGGCCACGGAGCCGTTCGACATGACGACGTCCGCCGGACGCATGCTCCTCCAGCTTCTCGGTGTCTTCGCCGAGTTCGAGGCCGCCACGATCCGCGACCGCGTCCTGGCCGCTCGGTCGGCTCTCGTGAAGGCCGGTCGCCACCCCGGCGGAGCGGCGCCGTACGGCTACCGGGTGGTCGACAACCCGGACGGCACCGGAAAGGTGCTGGAGGTCGACCCTGTCGAAGCCGCGTATGTGCGCAAGGCCGCCGACATGATCCTTGAGGGGAAGTCCCTCTACTACACGACAGCCGCCCTCAATGGCGCCGGGTCGAAGCCCCGCAAGGCCGCCGCGTGGTCCATGACGTCGCTTCGGATCGTGCTGACGCAGGACGCGACGCTCGGCTACATGACTCACAACGGAAAGCTCGTCCGCAATGACGAGGGCGAACCGGTCCAGGTCTGGGAACCGATCCTGCCGCAGGAGGACATGGCCCGCCTCCGCGTGCTCCTGGCGCCCACGAAGACGCCGGGAGGCGAGCGGAAGCGCAGGGCGCGACTGCTGTCCGGCGGACTGCTGCGGTGCTCGACCTGCGGCGGCAGGATGCGGGTGAACAGGACCGGAGGAGCGAAACCTGTCGTGCGTTACTCCTGCTCGGGCAAGTCCGACGGCACCGGTTGTCAGCGCGGCGTGTCCATCGTCGCCGAACGCATCGAGGAGTACATCACCGGGATGTTCCTCGATCTCGTCGGCCGGTATCCGGTCGTGGAGGTCCGCGAAAGCATCCGTGAGGTCGCCGACCTGGCCGCCGTCGAGGCGGAGATCAAGGCGGCGACCGCTGAACTGGCGGACGTGGACGATGACGACAGGGAAGCGGAAATGCTGGCCGACCTCCGCACTCTGAAGGTGCGGCGTAAGCAGCTCCTGTCCCAGCCGAGCGAGCCCGTCGTCGAGTACGTCGAGCTGGGCCAGACCTTCGCGGAAGCATGGGAAGCACGCGACACGGACGGCCGCCGCTCACTGTTGGAGAGCGCCATCGCGCATATCGTCGTCCGGCCCGGTACGCGTGGCCGCCGAGGTATCGATCCTCAGAGAATCGACATTCACTGGCGGGACCAGTACGGCCCTGAAGTGGACTGA
- a CDS encoding 5'-3' exonuclease, with the protein MSTRREKCLLLDTPSLYFRAYFGVPESVKAPDGTPVNAVRGLLDFIDRLVKDHHPTHLVACMDADWRPKWRVDLIPSYKAHRVAEEHPAGPDEEVVPDTLSPQVPLIEAVLDALGIARVGVEGYEADDVIGTYTARATGPVDIVTGDRDLYQLVDDARGVRVLYPLKGVGTLQVTDESYLREKYGVDGRGYADLALLRGDPSDGLPGVAGIGEKTAAKLLAEFGDLAGVLAAVDDPRARLTPTQRRRLTEARPYLAVAPKVVRVADDVPLPDVGTTLPRAPRDPEALDAIAARWGLGGSLRRLLVTLGA; encoded by the coding sequence ATGTCGACCCGCCGCGAAAAATGTCTTCTGCTTGATACTCCGTCGCTCTACTTCCGCGCCTACTTCGGCGTCCCGGAGTCCGTGAAGGCCCCGGACGGCACCCCGGTGAACGCCGTGCGCGGACTGCTGGACTTCATCGACCGGCTGGTCAAGGACCACCACCCCACGCACTTGGTGGCCTGCATGGACGCCGACTGGCGCCCCAAGTGGCGGGTCGACCTCATCCCCTCCTACAAGGCGCACCGGGTAGCCGAGGAGCACCCGGCGGGGCCGGACGAGGAGGTGGTGCCGGACACCCTGTCGCCGCAGGTCCCCCTCATCGAGGCGGTCCTCGACGCACTCGGCATCGCCCGTGTCGGCGTCGAGGGGTACGAGGCGGACGACGTCATCGGCACGTACACCGCCCGCGCGACCGGCCCGGTCGACATCGTCACCGGCGACCGCGACCTCTACCAGCTGGTGGACGACGCGCGCGGGGTGCGGGTGCTGTATCCCCTCAAGGGCGTCGGCACGCTCCAGGTGACCGACGAGTCCTATCTGCGCGAGAAGTACGGCGTCGACGGCCGCGGGTACGCGGATCTGGCGCTGCTGCGCGGCGACCCGAGCGACGGGCTGCCGGGGGTGGCCGGCATCGGCGAGAAGACCGCGGCCAAGCTGCTCGCCGAGTTCGGCGACCTGGCCGGCGTGCTGGCGGCCGTGGACGACCCGCGCGCCAGGCTCACGCCCACCCAGCGCCGGCGGCTGACCGAGGCCCGGCCGTATCTGGCGGTCGCCCCGAAGGTGGTGCGCGTCGCGGACGACGTACCGCTGCCGGACGTCGGCACGACCCTGCCGCGTGCCCCGCGCGACCCGGAGGCCCTGGACGCGATCGCGGCGCGGTGGGGGCTGGGCGGTTCGCTCCGGCGACTGCTGGTGACTTTGGGGGCGTGA